The Bos mutus isolate GX-2022 chromosome 7, NWIPB_WYAK_1.1, whole genome shotgun sequence genome window below encodes:
- the LOC102268941 gene encoding olfactory receptor 7G1, producing MEPRNQTDVSEFLLMSLTEDPELKITFFKLFLSMYLVTVLGNLLIILAVISDSHLHTPMYYFLSHLSFTDICLSTTMIPKILVNIQGQNQSITYTGCITQICFVLTFVCWENFLLLVMAYDRYVAICHPLRYTVIMNPRLCLQLILLSLFISIADALLHSLMVLRLSFCTDLEIPLFFCEVVQVIKLACSDTLINNILIYFVASLFAGVPLFGIIFSYIQIVSSILKMSSSGRKYKAFSTCGSHLSVVTLFYGTAFGVYISSAVTDSSRKTAVASLMYTVVTPMMNPFIYSLRNKDMKGALRKLIGRVSSFL from the coding sequence ATGGAACCAAGAAACCAAACCGATGTTTCAGAATTCCTTCTCATGAGCCTGACAGAAGACCCAGAACTGAAGATCACCTTCTTCAAACTCTTCCTGTCCATGTACCTGGTTACTGTCCTGGGAAACCTGCTCATCATCCTGGCTGTCATCTCtgactcccacctccacacccccatgtactacTTCCTCTCCCATCTGTCCTTTACAGACATCTGTTTAAGCACAACCATGATCCCAAAGATCCTAGTGAACATCCAAGGACAGAATCAGAGCATCACTTACACAGGCTGCATCACCCAGATCTGCTTTGTtctgacttttgtttgttgggaaaattttctccttttagtaatggcctatgaccgctatgtggctaTTTGTCACCCACTGAGGTACACAGTCATCATGAACCCTCGCCTCTGTCTTCAGCTGATTCTACTCTCCTTGTTCATCAGCATTGCGGACGCTCTGCTCCACAGTCTGATGGTGTTGCGACTGTCCTTCTGCACAGACCTGGAAATCCCCCTCTTCTTCTGTGAAGTTGTTCAGGTCATCAAACTTGCATGTTCTGACACTCTCATCAATAACATCCTGATATATTTTGTGGCTAGCTTATTTGCTGGTGTTCCTCTTTTTGGAATCATTTTCTCTTATATCCAAATTGTTTCCTCCATTTTGAAAATGTCATCATCAGGCAGAAAGTATAAAGCTTTTTCTACCTGTGGGTCTCACCTCTCAGTTGTTACCTTGTTCTATGGGACAGCTTTTGGGGTGTATATTAGTTCTGCAGTTACTGATTCTTCCAGGAAGACTGCAGTGGCTTCGTTGATGTACACTGTGGTCACTCCGATGAtgaaccccttcatctacagcctgaggaacaaAGACATGAAGGGAGCTTTGAGGAAACTCATTGGTAGGGTATCTTCTTTTCTGTGA